One genomic window of Thermovirga sp. includes the following:
- the panB gene encoding 3-methyl-2-oxobutanoate hydroxymethyltransferase, translating to MAKVTIQQMQRMKDDGEKISMVTAYDYSQAVLVEKSGIEMVLVGDSLAMTTLGHSGTTALTTEEMIAHIKPVVRGAPSPLIVGDLVFGSYNESVAQAVSSANRLIKEGGCDAVKLEGAHVEKIKAIVEAGIAVQGHLGLTPQTSVLLGGFKVQGKDMEAARKLLEDAKEVEKAGAFSIVLECVPEELGRAVSKTLSIPVIGIGAGRYCDGQVLVFHDMLGLFDKFTPKFVKKYRDVGKDIVEAFTQFKKEIKEGSFPSEENTFGGLSRPESDSLLEEFDRQGS from the coding sequence ATGGCAAAGGTCACGATCCAACAGATGCAGCGCATGAAGGATGACGGAGAAAAGATCTCAATGGTCACCGCTTATGACTATTCGCAGGCCGTGCTTGTCGAAAAGTCCGGCATAGAAATGGTCCTGGTGGGAGATTCTCTCGCAATGACGACCCTTGGGCATTCCGGCACCACGGCTCTTACCACCGAGGAAATGATCGCCCACATCAAACCTGTTGTTAGAGGTGCTCCCTCCCCATTAATAGTCGGTGACCTGGTCTTTGGTTCCTACAACGAGAGTGTTGCCCAAGCCGTCAGTTCCGCCAACCGCCTGATCAAGGAAGGGGGTTGTGACGCTGTCAAACTCGAGGGTGCCCATGTTGAAAAAATCAAGGCCATCGTGGAGGCGGGAATTGCCGTCCAGGGACATCTAGGTCTGACTCCTCAGACCTCTGTACTGCTTGGGGGCTTCAAGGTCCAGGGTAAGGATATGGAAGCCGCGAGGAAGCTCCTGGAAGATGCGAAAGAGGTGGAGAAAGCGGGCGCCTTTTCCATCGTTCTTGAATGTGTGCCCGAGGAACTGGGCCGCGCCGTGTCCAAAACTCTTTCGATACCTGTGATAGGGATAGGCGCCGGAAGGTATTGCGACGGCCAGGTCCTTGTTTTCCATGACATGCTGGGACTTTTCGACAAATTTACCCCGAAATTCGTTAAGAAATACAGGGACGTCGGCAAAGATATTGTTGAGGCTTTCACCCAGTTCAAAAAGGAGATCAAAGAGGGTTCATTTCCGTCCGAAGAAAATACCTTCGGAGGCTTGTCCAGGCCGGAAAGTGATTCCCTGTTGGAGGAATTTGATCGACAAGGAAGCTGA